A single window of Colletes latitarsis isolate SP2378_abdomen chromosome 11, iyColLati1, whole genome shotgun sequence DNA harbors:
- the LOC143348493 gene encoding uncharacterized protein LOC143348493 has translation MTDSHNIDEYYNVAEELVLKAGKIIESAINLNKNVKIKRIDWDLVTEYDQKIEDDLQKQLSEIYPKHKFIGEETTAKESCLPKLSNDPTWIIDPIDGTTNFVHRFPHTCISLALLINKKIEIGMVYNPLMRQFFSAKRQKGAFLNGHPIKTSDVTDLSQTLIAMEPWIAKDSNYLVTVYSRMHALIQGTHGIRSLGTAALTLCYVAMGAIEAYHIESIDAWDVAAGKLIIEEAGGTVIDTAGGELNLIKPRVIAACNHQIADQLVDLFKRADLKAIDRNLT, from the exons ATGACCGACTCGCACAACATCGACGAATACTACAACGTCGCCGAGGAGCTAGTTCTAAAAGCAGGAAAA ATAATAGAGTCTGccattaatttaaacaaaaatgtaaaaattaaaagGATCGATTGGGATCTTGTCACAGAATACGATCAAAAAATCGAGGATGATTTACAGAAACAATTATCAGAAATATATCCGAAGCACAA GTTTATTGGtgaagaaacgactgcgaaagaaAGTTGTTTACCAAAGCTGTCCAATGATCCAACGTGGATCATAGATCCTATAGATGGTACGACAAATTTCGTACATCGATTTCCACACACGTGTATCTCTTTGGCGCTactgataaataaaaaaatcgaaATTGGTATGGTGTATAATCCTCTAATGAGACAATTTTTTTCTGCAAAAAGGCAGAAAGGGGCTTTTTTAAATGGACACCCTATAAAAACATCGGACGTTACAG ATCTATCTCAAACATTAATTGCAATGGAACCATGGATTGCCAAAGATTCAAATTATCTCGTCACTGTATATAGTAGAATGCATGCTTTAATTCAAGGGACTCACgg aaTAAGATCATTAGGCACTGCTGCTCTTACGTTATGTTATGTTGCAATGGGTGCAATAGAAGCATATCATATCGAAAGTATAGATGCTTGGGATGTTGCTGCTGGGAAACTGATAATAGAAGAAGCTGGAGGAACGGTAATAGATACGGCTG GCggagaattaaatttaataaaaccgAGAGTTATAGCAGCTTGCAACCATCAGATTGCTGATCAGCTGGTCGATCTCTTTAAACGGGCCGATTTAAAAGCTATCGATAGAAATTTAACATAA